The Anastrepha ludens isolate Willacy chromosome X, idAnaLude1.1, whole genome shotgun sequence genome includes a window with the following:
- the LOC128870476 gene encoding uncharacterized protein LOC128870476 codes for MCHRALIPYNYVCEKAEKEKRTVLFFICFFFVLYILAKFIQMAKFIFFRKRTTTREQFKGLISRMKERPDIAKNFTRSAPNEVEQFWESVREELNSLGPPSKSISEWKKVWSDFKSAVKKKLAHNKRELQATGGGENRELPLSSLEEDVAALVGLNDCVGGIKNSKEFGVPQRRIIEHATPLNSEQVVEDITPSTSKRAREGTNSYTSRDAICIELLENDDVENNQNIRNELRKNETRAV; via the exons atgtgccatcgtgcactcatcccatacaattacgtgtgcgaaaaagcggagaaggagaagagaactgttctattttttatttgtttttttttcgtattatatatattggcaaaatttatacaaatggcgaaatttatattttttaggaaacgCACAACCACCAGAGAGCAATTTAAAGGTTTAATATCTCGTATGAAGGAGCGTCCcgatattgcaaaaaattttaccagaagtgCTCCTAACGAGGTAGAGCAATTTTGGGAGAGTGTGCGTGAGGAACTGAATTCATTAGGGCCTCCATCGAAGAGTATTTCAGAATGGAAAAAG GTTTGGTCAGATTTTAAATCAGCAGTAAAGAAAAAGTTGGCGCACAATAAAAGGGAATTACAAGCAACTGGTGGAGGCGAAAATAGGGAACTACCTTTATCGTCGCTAGAAGAAGATGTTGCTGCTCTAGTGGGCCTAAACGACTGTGTTGGGggcattaaaaattcaaaagagtTTGGAGTGCCTCAGAGGAGAATTATTGAGCATGCCACTCCACTAAATTCAGAGCAGGTGGTTGAAGACATTACTCCATCTACATCGAAGAGAGCTCGTGAGGGTACAAATTCATATACTTCGAGAGACGCCATCTGCATAGAGTTGTTGGAAAATGACGATGTGGAAAATAACCAAAACATTCGAAATGAACTCCGAAAAAATGAGACCAGAGCAGTTTGA